From the genome of Gemmatimonas phototrophica, one region includes:
- a CDS encoding type 4a pilus biogenesis protein PilO has protein sequence MALLPTSQRDQVKLLIGFSAIALAVMYWMYPYASKNEQLLLDETHVAELEDANQKAAREFASGSIEELRSQAAQNRSALTVMRRLVPTGNEVPALLEEVSTAARRAGLDVGGVVPEPVIVGERFDTYRYTVTIIGGYHQFGEFLANVGSLPRIVAPVNFSIMAGSSNVQRGQVRTSEKGSLAATITLQTYVEKTAPAPRSKERSS, from the coding sequence ATGGCTCTCCTTCCTACCTCCCAGCGAGATCAGGTCAAGCTGTTGATCGGCTTCTCGGCGATCGCCTTGGCGGTCATGTACTGGATGTATCCGTATGCGTCCAAGAACGAACAGCTGCTGCTCGATGAAACGCACGTGGCCGAACTCGAGGACGCCAACCAGAAGGCGGCGCGCGAGTTCGCCAGTGGCAGCATCGAAGAGCTGCGTTCACAGGCTGCGCAGAATCGCTCGGCGCTGACAGTCATGCGCCGCCTGGTGCCCACCGGCAACGAAGTTCCGGCGCTGCTCGAGGAAGTCAGCACGGCGGCACGTCGGGCCGGTCTCGATGTTGGCGGCGTGGTCCCCGAGCCGGTCATCGTGGGCGAGCGCTTCGATACCTATCGCTATACTGTCACCATCATCGGTGGCTATCACCAGTTCGGCGAGTTCCTCGCCAACGTGGGATCGCTCCCGCGTATTGTGGCGCCGGTGAACTTCTCCATCATGGCCGGTTCGTCCAATGTCCAGCGCGGCCAGGTGCGCACGTCGGAAAAGGGATCGCTGGCCGCGACCATCACCCTGCAGACCTACGTCGAGAAGACGGCGCCCGCGCCGCGCTCGAAGGAGCGGTCGTCATGA
- a CDS encoding type IV pilin protein, which produces MMMRAVKWCNSLSCNDFYWGLRRGKAIALSDVVEQPATTGASLGQPPLEKIMNKTRKGFTLIELLIVVVIIGILAAIAIPKFADTKKKAYITAMKSDLKNMVSSAEAFFSDNNTYVGYTAPTGSSGVTLSMTAQTATGWAASAAHANAAGSSCVIGVGASTPAGLAEGEPGGATCR; this is translated from the coding sequence ATGATGATGCGCGCAGTGAAATGGTGTAACTCGTTGTCCTGCAACGACTTTTATTGGGGTCTCCGTCGTGGCAAGGCCATTGCCTTAAGCGATGTCGTCGAGCAGCCCGCCACTACCGGCGCCTCACTCGGACAACCCCCACTGGAGAAGATTATGAACAAGACGCGCAAGGGTTTCACCCTCATCGAACTCCTCATTGTTGTCGTGATCATCGGCATCCTGGCCGCGATCGCGATCCCGAAGTTCGCTGATACGAAGAAGAAGGCGTACATCACGGCCATGAAGTCGGACCTCAAGAACATGGTCTCCTCGGCCGAAGCGTTCTTCTCGGACAACAACACCTATGTTGGCTACACGGCGCCGACCGGTTCGTCCGGCGTGACGCTCTCGATGACGGCGCAGACGGCCACGGGCTGGGCGGCTTCCGCCGCGCATGCCAACGCCGCGGGTTCCAGCTGCGTGATCGGCGTCGGTGCCTCGACGCCCGCCGGTCTGGCCGAAGGCGAGCCGGGCGGCGCGACCTGCCGCTAA
- a CDS encoding type IV pilin protein, with protein MSYVVSARRRGFTIIELLAVVVIIAVLATIAIAKFGDSKRRAYIAAMKSDLHNLAMIAETRFSSENSYANITPPQGSAGITLTFTGTATGWTATATHTAIPGYTCAISSGGGANAEPLCQ; from the coding sequence ATGTCCTATGTTGTGAGCGCCCGACGCCGGGGATTTACCATTATTGAGTTGTTGGCAGTGGTCGTCATTATTGCGGTCCTGGCCACTATAGCCATTGCAAAATTCGGGGACTCCAAGCGGCGCGCTTATATCGCCGCCATGAAGTCGGACCTGCACAATCTGGCCATGATTGCCGAAACGCGATTCAGTTCCGAAAACAGCTACGCGAACATTACGCCTCCACAGGGATCGGCCGGCATCACACTGACCTTCACCGGCACGGCAACAGGGTGGACCGCAACTGCCACCCACACGGCCATCCCGGGATATACCTGCGCCATCAGCTCCGGTGGCGGAGCGAACGCCGAACCGCTGTGCCAGTAA
- a CDS encoding PilN domain-containing protein, whose product MMLQINLLPGSKKGKSSSGGFALAGAFGAIGSNIRDPWLLGAAASVVVAVATVGLLFTAQSARATEVEGRMERAVRDSTRYAKVLSARRKLTAERDSVIRQLQIIRTIDDNRYNWAHILDEVSRALPAYTWLTIMEQTTKAPLPPGVDTVAAAEPVGAAGAAAKKKAAEAAAADTINVHPPLGFRVVGQTVDIQALTMFMRQLESSPFIQKVTLAKSEIVIVDGKDVTQFELSAEFEVPPPGVVRTTPLVVPVR is encoded by the coding sequence ATGATGCTGCAAATCAACCTCCTGCCCGGTTCGAAGAAGGGAAAGAGTTCGTCGGGCGGCTTCGCGCTTGCGGGCGCTTTCGGGGCGATCGGCTCGAACATCCGGGACCCCTGGCTCCTCGGTGCTGCCGCCTCCGTGGTGGTGGCCGTCGCCACCGTCGGTCTGCTCTTCACCGCGCAGAGTGCACGCGCCACGGAAGTGGAAGGCCGTATGGAGCGCGCGGTCCGCGATTCGACGCGCTACGCCAAGGTGCTCTCCGCACGCCGGAAGCTCACCGCCGAACGTGACTCCGTGATCCGCCAGTTGCAGATCATCCGCACCATCGATGACAACCGCTACAACTGGGCGCACATCCTCGATGAAGTAAGTCGCGCGCTGCCGGCGTACACGTGGCTGACCATCATGGAGCAGACCACCAAGGCTCCGTTGCCGCCGGGCGTTGACACCGTGGCGGCTGCGGAACCGGTCGGTGCCGCCGGTGCCGCAGCCAAGAAGAAGGCCGCGGAAGCCGCGGCCGCGGACACGATCAATGTGCATCCGCCGCTCGGATTCCGGGTGGTGGGCCAGACGGTCGATATCCAGGCCCTCACGATGTTCATGCGCCAGCTCGAAAGCTCGCCGTTCATCCAGAAAGTCACACTCGCCAAGTCGGAGATCGTCATTGTGGATGGCAAAGATGTGACGCAGTTCGAACTGAGTGCCGAATTCGAAGTACCGCCCCCGGGTGTCGTTCGCACGACCCCACTCGTCGTCCCTGTTCGCTGA
- a CDS encoding HAMP domain-containing sensor histidine kinase gives MPDTNLPSIHDRLQRVLIAASAGLIVAIITTMWFTEQLPATVRWPIVVLLVFLVALLSASILQRQVGELIEVPLEHCVAAADAMARGDATNMVPPATTAEFNMLASSINRMTEQMAAATQSRMRVEKLATMGRIAAGISHEIGNPVSAIANYAHVLRMRTKDVAGTTEPIDALEREITRIDRIMRGLLDYARPRRLTPKPIVVDEVIEDVLRLLADQGITRRFKVSRELEAPTGVVYAERHDLEQVFVNLMLNAVDAMDREGDIVIRSRINDASFGDSVEKRRTDPFPQKWAHRPSKRALAWLARPESPPTFLQVVMADSGTGVAPEDAERIFEPFFSTKQPGKGTGLGLAIVASTIENLGGTIWVQRAREGGAAFVILLPLHGSGLRAVTPESSPAVN, from the coding sequence GTGCCTGACACCAACCTTCCAAGCATCCATGACCGCCTGCAACGCGTATTGATCGCGGCCAGCGCGGGGCTGATCGTTGCGATCATTACCACCATGTGGTTTACCGAGCAGTTGCCGGCAACGGTACGGTGGCCCATCGTGGTGCTGCTGGTCTTTCTGGTGGCGCTGCTCTCCGCCAGTATCCTGCAACGTCAGGTTGGTGAGCTGATCGAGGTGCCGCTGGAACATTGTGTGGCCGCCGCCGATGCCATGGCGCGCGGAGACGCCACCAACATGGTGCCACCGGCCACCACCGCCGAATTCAACATGCTCGCGTCGAGCATCAATCGCATGACGGAGCAGATGGCCGCCGCCACGCAGTCCCGCATGCGCGTGGAAAAGCTCGCCACCATGGGACGGATTGCCGCGGGCATCTCCCATGAAATCGGGAACCCCGTATCGGCCATTGCGAACTACGCGCATGTGCTGCGCATGCGCACCAAGGATGTCGCGGGGACAACGGAGCCTATCGACGCCCTTGAACGCGAGATCACACGCATCGATCGGATCATGCGTGGCCTGCTCGATTATGCGCGCCCCCGCCGTCTCACTCCCAAGCCCATCGTGGTGGATGAGGTGATTGAGGATGTCCTGCGGTTGCTTGCCGATCAGGGGATTACCCGCCGGTTCAAGGTTTCGCGTGAACTGGAGGCCCCGACGGGCGTGGTGTACGCGGAACGGCACGATCTTGAGCAGGTGTTTGTGAACCTCATGCTCAACGCGGTGGACGCGATGGATCGTGAAGGCGACATCGTGATCCGGTCGCGCATCAACGACGCGTCGTTCGGCGACAGTGTCGAGAAGCGTCGTACCGACCCGTTCCCCCAGAAATGGGCCCATCGCCCGAGCAAGCGCGCGCTGGCGTGGCTGGCGCGTCCGGAGTCGCCCCCGACGTTTCTGCAGGTGGTCATGGCCGACTCGGGGACCGGTGTGGCGCCCGAAGACGCCGAACGCATTTTCGAGCCGTTTTTCTCCACCAAGCAACCGGGGAAGGGCACCGGGCTTGGGCTCGCGATCGTCGCCAGCACCATTGAAAATCTTGGTGGCACGATCTGGGTGCAGCGGGCGCGCGAAGGGGGCGCTGCGTTTGTGATTCTGTTGCCATTGCATGGCAGTGGGCTGCGCGCCGTGACGCCCGAGTCCTCGCCGGCGGTGAATTGA
- a CDS encoding type IV pilin protein, producing the protein MNKTRKGFTLIELLIVVVIIGILAAIAIPKFADTKKKAYITAMKSDLKNMVSSAEAFFSDNNTYVGYTAPTGSSGVTLSMTAQTATGWAASAAHANAAGSSCVIGVGASTPAGLAEGEPGGATCR; encoded by the coding sequence ATGAACAAGACGCGCAAGGGTTTCACCCTCATCGAACTCCTCATTGTTGTCGTGATCATCGGCATCCTGGCCGCGATCGCGATCCCGAAGTTCGCTGATACGAAGAAGAAGGCGTACATCACGGCCATGAAGTCGGACCTCAAGAACATGGTCTCCTCGGCCGAAGCGTTCTTCTCGGACAACAACACCTATGTTGGCTACACGGCGCCGACCGGTTCGTCCGGCGTGACGCTCTCGATGACGGCGCAGACGGCCACGGGCTGGGCGGCTTCCGCCGCGCATGCCAACGCCGCGGGTTCCAGCTGCGTGATCGGCGTCGGTGCCTCGACGCCCGCCGGTCTGGCCGAAGGCGAGCCGGGCGGCGCGACCTGCCGCTAA
- the pilM gene encoding type IV pilus assembly protein PilM, producing MQPPRPMALFGRKKLTIGLDVGSGLVKAVVIDHSGPVPELAKVVITPLNDTAIVEGEVMDHGIVADAIRQTIAATGAKTKNIVAAVGGRDVIVKKIQMERVKEQQARELMRWEAEQHVPFDMDSVELDFQVLDPDGDGLDMSVLLVAAKRDLVEAKQSLLTEAGASPAVIDVDAFALHNAFEANYPEALTGTIALLNIGNEATNLNILDEGVPILTRDLGVGTRRFREDLQRENGMSAEDAEDLLRGYDRHPMLDGVVSMRGEEIAIGMERAATFLSTSQRNFGTIRAVYACGGGARVPGLLPWLSDRLRIPVQPANALAKLAVREGAFEFLSTDEVAPLLMLPVGLALRAVA from the coding sequence GTGCAACCCCCCCGTCCCATGGCGCTCTTCGGCCGGAAGAAACTCACTATCGGGCTCGATGTTGGATCCGGGCTCGTCAAGGCCGTGGTCATTGACCACAGTGGCCCCGTTCCCGAGTTGGCGAAAGTCGTGATCACCCCGCTCAACGACACGGCAATCGTTGAAGGTGAAGTCATGGACCACGGGATCGTGGCCGATGCCATCCGCCAGACCATTGCGGCAACGGGGGCCAAAACCAAGAACATCGTGGCCGCCGTCGGCGGGCGCGATGTCATCGTCAAGAAGATTCAGATGGAGCGGGTCAAGGAACAGCAGGCGCGTGAGCTCATGCGGTGGGAAGCCGAGCAGCACGTGCCCTTCGACATGGACTCCGTCGAACTCGATTTCCAGGTGCTCGATCCGGACGGCGACGGCCTCGACATGAGCGTGCTGCTCGTGGCGGCCAAGCGCGATCTGGTGGAAGCCAAGCAATCGTTGCTGACCGAGGCGGGGGCATCGCCAGCCGTCATCGATGTGGACGCCTTTGCATTGCACAACGCATTCGAGGCCAACTATCCCGAGGCACTGACCGGCACGATTGCGCTGCTCAACATCGGGAACGAAGCCACCAACCTGAATATCCTCGACGAAGGTGTGCCGATCCTGACCCGCGACCTCGGCGTGGGCACGCGCCGCTTCCGTGAGGATCTGCAGCGTGAGAACGGCATGAGCGCCGAAGACGCCGAAGATCTTCTGCGCGGCTACGACCGTCACCCCATGCTCGACGGCGTGGTGTCCATGCGTGGCGAAGAAATCGCCATCGGGATGGAACGGGCCGCCACGTTCCTGTCCACCTCCCAGCGCAACTTCGGCACCATCCGCGCCGTCTACGCGTGCGGCGGTGGGGCCCGCGTGCCGGGACTGTTGCCCTGGCTGTCCGATCGGTTGCGCATTCCGGTGCAGCCGGCCAATGCGTTGGCCAAGCTGGCCGTACGCGAAGGCGCGTTCGAGTTCCTGTCCACCGACGAAGTCGCTCCGCTGCTGATGCTGCCGGTGGGACTCGCGCTTCGCGCCGTCGCCTGA